The following are from one region of the Thermoflexus hugenholtzii JAD2 genome:
- a CDS encoding MSMEG_4193 family putative phosphomutase codes for MAIILLIRHAANDAMGKWLAGWTPGVHLNEAGRRQAEALAERLAPLPIRAIYSSPLERALETAEPLARRKGLEIQIVPELGEVRYGDWTGKSLKRLRRQKAWQRLVGTISRACFPGGEAMVDLIARAVRAVETIAARHPRDVVALFTHADLIRAVTAYYLGMPLDLYHRLMIAPASVTIFWLAEGPPLLLRLNDTGPLQWPLEDLAYLSKARKR; via the coding sequence ATGGCGATCATCCTGCTGATCCGGCACGCGGCCAACGACGCCATGGGCAAATGGCTGGCCGGGTGGACGCCGGGGGTGCATCTCAACGAGGCCGGGCGCCGGCAAGCGGAGGCGCTGGCGGAACGCCTGGCCCCGCTCCCCATCCGGGCGATCTACAGCAGCCCCCTGGAGCGCGCCCTGGAGACCGCCGAGCCCCTGGCCCGCCGCAAAGGCCTGGAGATCCAGATCGTCCCGGAGCTGGGGGAGGTGCGCTACGGGGACTGGACGGGCAAATCCCTCAAACGGCTGCGCCGTCAGAAGGCCTGGCAACGCCTGGTGGGCACGATCAGCCGGGCCTGCTTCCCGGGCGGGGAAGCGATGGTCGACCTCATCGCCCGGGCCGTCCGCGCCGTGGAGACCATCGCCGCCCGCCATCCCCGGGACGTGGTGGCCCTGTTCACCCACGCCGATCTCATCCGGGCCGTCACCGCCTACTACCTGGGCATGCCGCTGGATCTCTACCATCGGCTGATGATCGCCCCGGCCTCGGTGACCATCTTCTGGCTGGCCGAGGGGCCCCCGCTGCTCCTGCGATTGAACGACACGGGCCCCCTTCAGTGGCCGCTGGAGGATCTCGCCTATCTCTCGAAGGCGCGCAAGCGCTGA
- a CDS encoding molybdopterin-dependent oxidoreductase: MPWRRRDVLRWLAGGAIGAAAAACARRLPSPEISPEATPPPTRIPVWLPGPERWEIASPVPITPTREFFEVKYSTIPRVDVETWALEITGEVERPLRLTYPELLAMPAVIEMRTLECISNPVGGDLIGNAVWKGVRMADLLAMAGARATAQEVVLHAADGYHTSIPVELARDPHSLLAYMMNGEVLPLEHGFPLRALWPGRYGMKQPKWITRIELIRGEHIGYWEAQGWSKEAIIQPNSRIDAPRPGMLPPQPVEIYGIAFSGPVGIERVEVSTDDGRTWMEAELIRGPTPYVWTVWRYRWERPEEGEHVLRARVVQRDGRTQPRGRGRLLGGTFPDGTDEQHAVRVVIQRGG, translated from the coding sequence ATGCCGTGGCGTCGGCGGGACGTGTTGCGATGGCTCGCGGGCGGGGCGATCGGGGCGGCCGCGGCGGCCTGCGCCCGGCGGCTCCCCTCGCCGGAGATCTCTCCCGAGGCCACGCCCCCGCCCACCCGCATCCCGGTCTGGCTCCCGGGCCCGGAGCGTTGGGAGATCGCCTCCCCGGTGCCCATCACACCCACTCGGGAGTTCTTCGAGGTGAAATACAGCACCATCCCCCGGGTGGATGTGGAGACCTGGGCCCTGGAGATCACCGGGGAGGTGGAGCGCCCCCTCCGCCTGACCTACCCGGAGCTCCTGGCCATGCCGGCGGTGATCGAGATGCGCACCCTGGAGTGCATCAGCAACCCGGTGGGCGGGGACCTCATCGGCAACGCGGTGTGGAAGGGGGTCCGGATGGCGGATCTCCTGGCTATGGCCGGGGCCCGCGCCACCGCCCAGGAGGTGGTCCTTCATGCCGCCGACGGCTATCACACCAGCATCCCGGTGGAGCTGGCCCGGGATCCCCACTCCCTGCTGGCCTATATGATGAACGGCGAGGTCTTACCTCTGGAGCACGGGTTCCCGTTGCGGGCCCTGTGGCCGGGCCGTTACGGCATGAAGCAGCCGAAGTGGATCACCCGCATCGAGCTGATCCGGGGGGAGCACATCGGCTACTGGGAGGCCCAGGGCTGGTCGAAGGAGGCCATCATCCAGCCCAACTCCCGCATCGACGCGCCCCGGCCGGGGATGCTCCCGCCGCAACCGGTGGAGATCTATGGGATCGCCTTCTCCGGGCCGGTGGGGATCGAGCGGGTGGAGGTCAGCACGGACGACGGCCGAACTTGGATGGAGGCCGAGCTCATCCGAGGGCCCACCCCCTACGTCTGGACGGTCTGGCGCTATCGCTGGGAGCGCCCGGAGGAGGGGGAGCACGTCCTGCGGGCGCGGGTGGTGCAGCGCGACGGTCGGACGCAACCCCGGGGACGTGGCCGGCTGTTAGGCGGCACCTTCCCCGATGGCACCGACGAGCAACACGCGGTCCGGGTGGTGATCCAACGGGGCGGATGA
- a CDS encoding DUF3090 domain-containing protein yields the protein MPRLIYDLRPVDRITADAVGEPGRRTFYIQARQEDILVTILCEKEQVRALAHSLEELLEEINEKYPRPLGPEPDESELQLEEPLEPLFRAGRMGLGYEPRGDWVVLVIQELAEEDQDPDRLRVVRFWATREQMHALSRHGADVVARGRPLCPLCGRPIDPEGHICPRRNGKAVVF from the coding sequence ATGCCACGGTTGATCTACGACCTGCGGCCGGTGGATCGAATCACCGCGGATGCGGTGGGCGAGCCTGGACGGCGGACGTTCTACATCCAGGCCCGCCAGGAGGACATCCTGGTCACCATCCTCTGCGAGAAGGAACAGGTGCGGGCCCTGGCCCATTCCCTGGAGGAGCTCCTGGAGGAGATCAACGAGAAATACCCCCGCCCCCTGGGGCCGGAGCCCGATGAGTCCGAGCTGCAGCTGGAGGAACCCCTGGAGCCCCTGTTCCGGGCCGGACGCATGGGGCTGGGCTACGAACCCCGCGGGGACTGGGTGGTCCTGGTGATCCAGGAGCTGGCAGAGGAGGATCAGGACCCGGACCGGTTGCGGGTGGTCCGTTTCTGGGCGACCCGGGAGCAGATGCATGCCCTCAGCCGCCACGGCGCCGACGTGGTCGCCCGGGGCCGTCCCCTCTGCCCGCTGTGCGGCCGCCCCATCGACCCTGAAGGACACATCTGCCCCCGCCGTAACGGCAAGGCGGTCGTGTTCTGA
- a CDS encoding 4Fe-4S dicluster domain-containing protein yields MTHIITSLCLRDGACAQVCPVECIVPGKPEDQWPWYYIDPDTCIDCGACVPECPYEAIFPEDEVPEAYTMKPGQVRMIMRAPGDIERYEAQGGEVVNLREDIPFNYKFYKEGPGYNARNM; encoded by the coding sequence ATGACGCACATCATCACCAGCCTGTGTTTGCGCGACGGTGCCTGCGCGCAGGTCTGCCCGGTCGAGTGCATCGTCCCCGGCAAGCCGGAGGATCAGTGGCCCTGGTATTACATCGACCCCGACACCTGCATCGACTGCGGCGCCTGCGTCCCCGAGTGCCCCTACGAGGCCATCTTCCCCGAAGACGAGGTCCCGGAGGCCTACACGATGAAGCCGGGCCAGGTGCGCATGATCATGCGCGCGCCGGGGGACATCGAGCGCTACGAGGCCCAGGGCGGCGAGGTGGTCAACCTCCGGGAGGACATCCCCTTCAACTACAAGTTCTACAAGGAGGGCCCGGGCTACAACGCCCGCAATATGTGA
- a CDS encoding AAA family ATPase: MARPPVVQRIELHRFRGIESGSVPLAPFTVLLGLNGSGKTAVLEALYLAANPREGELIVENQDPVGRSPLRHVFRRHGYPALETADLEGRLDLTTQKEKKEEEGATGIFHIAQLVLNRPRWLNYRSANSSEIRLISPHTEMTRSRWEQMLRAALMDPETGEEVEQHLWFGEDGAPPIFEAGRDRWIADRLREIYALNPLRLSGGKGGGPGETTVWAIFEHGSAVPIPGMGDGIQAAFRALCMLAILPEGLFLWDEPEAHQHADAIPRLMQAMVDTLAERDGLQIVLATQSLEILKALRDIFMERSDQEVFSMVFLRRDERTGKLESPSFSLEDLDLMLQTDRDPRTLLFGRQTPERLGISDEALQEILKLFPHR, encoded by the coding sequence ATGGCGCGCCCACCGGTCGTCCAGCGCATCGAACTACACAGGTTCCGGGGGATCGAATCCGGAAGCGTCCCGCTGGCCCCCTTCACCGTGCTCCTCGGCCTGAACGGCAGCGGCAAAACAGCGGTCCTGGAGGCCCTGTATCTGGCCGCCAATCCTCGAGAAGGCGAACTGATCGTCGAGAATCAGGATCCCGTCGGTCGCTCTCCGTTGCGTCACGTCTTCCGGCGGCACGGATATCCGGCTCTGGAAACCGCCGATCTGGAGGGTCGGCTGGATTTGACTACCCAAAAGGAAAAGAAGGAAGAGGAAGGGGCCACGGGGATCTTCCACATCGCGCAGCTGGTCTTGAACCGCCCGCGCTGGTTGAACTACCGATCCGCGAACTCTTCGGAGATCCGCCTGATCTCGCCCCACACAGAGATGACCCGTAGCCGCTGGGAGCAGATGCTCCGGGCTGCGTTGATGGATCCGGAAACCGGCGAGGAGGTCGAACAGCACCTTTGGTTCGGCGAAGATGGAGCGCCCCCGATCTTCGAAGCGGGGCGGGATCGCTGGATCGCCGACCGGCTGAGGGAGATCTACGCCCTGAACCCCCTTCGGCTCTCCGGTGGGAAAGGCGGAGGCCCAGGGGAAACCACGGTGTGGGCGATCTTTGAACACGGATCCGCCGTCCCCATCCCCGGGATGGGAGATGGGATCCAAGCCGCGTTCCGGGCGCTGTGCATGCTGGCGATCCTCCCCGAGGGCCTGTTCCTCTGGGACGAGCCGGAGGCCCATCAGCACGCGGACGCGATCCCCCGGCTGATGCAGGCCATGGTGGATACGCTGGCCGAGCGCGATGGCCTTCAGATCGTCCTGGCCACCCAGAGCCTGGAAATCCTCAAGGCCCTGCGGGACATCTTCATGGAGCGGTCGGATCAAGAGGTCTTCTCCATGGTCTTCCTGCGCCGGGACGAGCGAACCGGCAAGCTGGAAAGTCCCTCTTTCTCGCTGGAGGATCTGGACCTTATGCTTCAAACTGACCGGGATCCTCGCACGCTGCTCTTCGGCCGTCAGACCCCCGAGCGCCTCGGGATCTCCGATGAGGCCCTCCAAGAGATCCTGAAGCTCTTTCCGCATCGTTGA
- a CDS encoding YbjN domain-containing protein, whose translation MSTGTLDRMTEHLQFLGYEIAREGELILAKHPRKFNVVMKPVGGGILIASFFTCADEAKRDRSGYLEMINTLNAQAVLARFYADEDSDLRMEAWHPDAYDRHTFSAFMELWDHDGGLLLEAPKVERYLK comes from the coding sequence ATGAGCACGGGCACGTTGGATCGGATGACCGAGCATCTCCAATTCCTGGGTTACGAGATCGCTCGCGAGGGTGAGCTGATCTTAGCCAAGCATCCCCGTAAGTTCAACGTCGTCATGAAACCGGTGGGAGGTGGGATCCTGATCGCCTCCTTTTTCACGTGCGCCGATGAAGCCAAGAGAGATCGAAGCGGATATCTCGAGATGATCAACACCCTAAACGCCCAGGCGGTCCTCGCCCGCTTCTACGCCGATGAGGATTCCGACCTCCGCATGGAAGCGTGGCATCCAGATGCTTACGATCGGCACACTTTTAGCGCGTTCATGGAACTGTGGGATCACGACGGCGGGTTGCTTTTAGAGGCCCCCAAGGTTGAGCGCTACCTGAAATAG
- a CDS encoding thioredoxin domain-containing protein produces MGETRVRWREWGEEAFREAREQDKPILLSISATWCHWCHVMDRGIPGDPIHTGTYSDPEIAELINTYFIPIRVDTDRRPDINARYNMGGWPTTAFLTPDGEILTGATYIPPMQMRQVLLQVLQYYRSNRAEIQRRIQEIARRRQEAARPMARPGAQLSWTVPLHLIGLIARAYDPVYGGFGEAPKFPHPEASLLLLVEYVRGGRRDERLAEMVRRTLHGMAEGGMYDHVEGGWFRYSTTRDWSLPHFEKMLEDHARLIVVYLYAAEVLEDEGLREPAVKALDYVERTLYDPERGVFWGSQDADEEYYALSRRERAMRPPPAVDRTVYTNWNSQMALTLLIAADILEEDRLQETAIRNLDAVWEWTFDASTGALVHYVDIHGERADAKGVPPLLGDQVHYARAALAAFQRTGERRFLERALQLRPYLESALADREGGGFFDRPEDPRAIGALRIRQKPLEENAVAAEFYLTLHDLTGDREARAIAERALLAFEQDYVKYDFAAAPYGLAVYRAITEPVRIHVIGPLEDPTTRQLLAAAWRGDPFARVVIPMDPERDAPVIQAQGFSTDGLPVAYVCLGDRCLAPARTPEELAERIAALA; encoded by the coding sequence ATGGGGGAGACACGGGTGCGGTGGCGGGAGTGGGGCGAGGAGGCCTTCCGGGAGGCGCGGGAGCAAGACAAGCCCATCCTCCTCAGCATCTCGGCCACCTGGTGCCACTGGTGCCACGTGATGGACCGGGGCATTCCCGGCGATCCCATCCACACCGGAACCTATTCGGACCCCGAGATCGCCGAGCTCATCAACACCTATTTCATCCCCATTCGGGTGGACACGGACCGCCGGCCGGACATCAACGCCCGTTACAACATGGGCGGATGGCCCACCACCGCTTTCCTCACCCCGGATGGAGAGATCCTCACCGGGGCCACCTACATCCCTCCGATGCAGATGCGGCAGGTCCTCCTCCAGGTGCTCCAGTATTATCGGAGCAACCGCGCCGAGATCCAGCGCAGGATCCAGGAGATCGCCCGCCGACGGCAGGAAGCCGCCCGCCCGATGGCCCGGCCCGGCGCCCAGCTGTCGTGGACGGTCCCGCTGCACCTGATCGGGCTGATCGCTCGAGCCTACGATCCGGTCTACGGCGGCTTTGGCGAGGCCCCCAAGTTCCCCCACCCCGAAGCCAGTCTGCTCCTCCTGGTGGAATACGTCCGCGGCGGCCGCCGCGATGAACGGCTGGCCGAGATGGTCCGCCGCACCCTCCACGGGATGGCCGAAGGCGGGATGTATGACCATGTGGAAGGCGGATGGTTCCGCTACTCCACCACCCGCGACTGGAGCCTCCCCCACTTCGAGAAGATGCTGGAGGACCACGCCCGGCTGATCGTGGTTTACCTGTATGCCGCGGAGGTCCTTGAGGACGAAGGACTCCGGGAGCCGGCGGTGAAGGCCCTGGACTACGTAGAGCGCACGCTCTATGATCCGGAGCGCGGGGTCTTCTGGGGTAGCCAGGACGCGGACGAAGAATACTATGCGCTCTCCCGACGGGAGCGGGCGATGCGCCCCCCGCCGGCGGTGGATCGGACGGTCTACACGAACTGGAACAGCCAGATGGCCCTGACGCTGCTCATCGCCGCGGATATCCTGGAGGAAGACCGGCTGCAGGAGACGGCCATCCGGAACCTCGACGCCGTATGGGAATGGACTTTTGACGCCTCCACCGGCGCCCTCGTGCATTACGTGGACATCCACGGGGAACGGGCGGACGCGAAGGGCGTTCCTCCGCTGCTGGGGGATCAGGTCCACTACGCCCGGGCGGCCCTCGCCGCCTTCCAGCGGACGGGCGAGCGGCGCTTCCTGGAGCGGGCTCTTCAGTTGCGCCCGTATCTGGAGTCCGCCCTGGCGGACCGGGAGGGCGGCGGCTTCTTCGACCGGCCCGAGGATCCCCGAGCCATCGGCGCCCTGCGGATCCGGCAGAAGCCCCTGGAGGAGAACGCCGTCGCCGCGGAGTTCTACCTCACCCTTCACGATCTCACCGGCGACCGGGAGGCGCGAGCGATCGCCGAGCGGGCGCTGCTGGCCTTCGAGCAGGACTACGTGAAATACGACTTCGCGGCAGCCCCCTACGGGCTGGCCGTCTACCGGGCCATCACCGAGCCGGTGCGGATCCACGTCATCGGCCCGCTGGAGGATCCAACGACCCGGCAGCTGCTGGCCGCCGCCTGGCGCGGGGATCCCTTCGCCCGGGTGGTGATCCCCATGGATCCGGAGCGCGATGCCCCGGTCATCCAGGCCCAGGGCTTTTCCACCGATGGGCTCCCGGTCGCTTATGTATGCCTTGGGGATCGCTGCCTGGCGCCGGCCCGCACGCCGGAGGAGCTTGCGGAACGAATCGCTGCGCTCGCGTGA
- a CDS encoding glucodextranase DOMON-like domain-containing protein yields the protein MRIRGWGIFLLALWALGVGCRPTPRPTPTWPPPSPTPTEALEEAPLYLALIWHQHQPFYPKDPQTGLYTRPWARVHATKDYYDMAAILREYPNVHVTFNLTPVLIRQLEDLAGGAKDVYWALSEKPAEALTEDEKRFLLRRFFDANWERVIPRFPRYRELLEKRGRSADPAAIERALESFTVQDFRDLQVLFNLAWMDPDFLARPPLADLVRKGRDFTEADKSVIFEETRRILKEILPLHKALQEAGQIEVITTPYAHPILPLLIYSDLARVGNPEALLPDPPFIAPEDAREHLRRAVALYEAHFGRPPRGLWPAEGAVAQQIVPMVADAGFLWMASGEPVLARSLGLSGFTRDARETVEEVDLLYRPYRLSDPQGRPLFIVFRDGVLSDKIGFTYSGMPGEAAAEDFIRRLENIREKAREKGVQGPLLVSVILDGENAWEYYENDGKAFLHGLYRRLSESRTIRTVTPSEFLRMFPEAARPLPKLFPGAWFSPNYDTWIGEAEEREAWTALRRAREALREYEEGRKPATPEVLERAREAMLLAEGSDWFWWYGTDQDSGQDDYFDDAFRMLLRQVYEALGEPVPDSLAVPIVPPPVAEPAAPFTGPSTPALDGRATPGEWDAAARYTGSDPALREFWIGADRTHLYARVDGAWEGDVAFGFYIAAPGGAGRSGFSAHPAGPRIPLGFGATHAIQVVRAGEKVTAELLQATPDGGWSPAPGELSVRLGEGTLELAVPQRALGNLQAGDPLLWAVVASGPQGAVRLPASGVARFQIPDFGLAQVILDVEDPEGDDHGPGSYTYPTDPVFLPQVFDLKRFQVGEEGEDLVFRFEFYGPIPNPWGSPNGLALQTLDIYIDRDPGKGTGARLLLPGRNAALAEGFGWDIALWAEGWTPGVYAPDEQGKPKPVPGASLRIAVNPNQRTVLLRAPRRIFGAGFDPRQAAYLAAVLSQEGFPSPGVWRVRDVLPQAAQWRLGGGPADTNHTRILDLAWPAGRSPTQEALLSAYRPSQEPNLDRLGPDDFAQLPMLRPEGR from the coding sequence ATGCGGATCCGGGGCTGGGGGATCTTTTTGCTGGCGCTGTGGGCGCTGGGGGTGGGGTGTCGGCCGACCCCGCGGCCGACGCCGACGTGGCCGCCGCCGTCGCCGACCCCGACGGAGGCCCTTGAGGAAGCCCCCCTTTACCTGGCGTTGATCTGGCATCAGCATCAACCCTTCTATCCGAAGGACCCCCAGACGGGCCTGTATACCCGGCCGTGGGCCCGGGTGCACGCCACCAAAGACTACTACGATATGGCCGCCATCCTGCGGGAATACCCCAACGTCCACGTGACCTTCAATCTCACCCCCGTCCTGATCCGCCAGCTGGAGGATCTGGCGGGGGGCGCGAAGGATGTCTACTGGGCCCTCTCAGAGAAGCCCGCGGAGGCGCTCACGGAGGACGAGAAGCGCTTCCTCCTGCGGCGTTTCTTCGACGCCAACTGGGAGCGGGTGATCCCGCGCTTCCCGCGCTATCGCGAGCTCCTCGAGAAGCGAGGGCGCTCAGCTGACCCGGCGGCCATCGAGCGGGCGCTGGAATCCTTCACCGTGCAGGACTTCCGGGATCTCCAAGTGCTCTTCAACCTGGCCTGGATGGATCCCGACTTCCTGGCCCGGCCGCCCCTCGCGGATCTGGTCCGCAAGGGCCGGGATTTCACCGAGGCCGACAAATCGGTGATCTTCGAGGAGACGCGGCGCATCCTGAAGGAGATCCTTCCCCTTCACAAGGCCCTTCAGGAAGCCGGGCAGATCGAGGTGATCACCACGCCGTATGCCCATCCTATCCTCCCCCTGCTGATCTACTCAGATCTCGCGCGGGTGGGGAACCCCGAGGCCCTGCTGCCGGACCCGCCGTTCATCGCCCCGGAGGACGCCCGGGAGCATCTGCGCCGGGCAGTGGCGCTCTATGAGGCCCATTTCGGCCGGCCGCCTCGGGGTCTGTGGCCGGCGGAAGGGGCGGTCGCCCAGCAGATCGTCCCCATGGTCGCCGATGCCGGCTTCCTCTGGATGGCTTCCGGGGAGCCGGTCCTCGCTCGCTCCCTGGGATTGAGTGGCTTCACCCGCGACGCCCGGGAGACCGTGGAGGAGGTGGATCTGCTCTATCGCCCCTACCGGCTCTCGGATCCTCAGGGCCGGCCGCTGTTCATCGTGTTCCGCGACGGCGTGCTCTCCGACAAGATCGGCTTCACCTATTCGGGGATGCCTGGGGAGGCTGCGGCGGAGGACTTCATCCGACGCCTGGAGAACATCCGGGAGAAGGCGCGGGAGAAAGGGGTGCAGGGCCCCCTGCTGGTCTCTGTGATCCTGGACGGCGAGAACGCCTGGGAATACTACGAGAACGACGGCAAGGCCTTCCTGCACGGACTTTACCGGCGGCTGAGCGAGAGCCGGACCATCCGCACGGTGACGCCTTCGGAGTTCCTGCGGATGTTCCCGGAGGCCGCGCGGCCGCTCCCGAAGCTCTTCCCCGGGGCGTGGTTCAGCCCGAACTATGACACCTGGATCGGCGAAGCGGAGGAACGGGAAGCATGGACCGCGCTCCGGCGCGCCCGGGAGGCCCTACGCGAGTATGAAGAAGGACGTAAGCCGGCCACTCCGGAGGTCTTGGAGCGGGCGCGGGAGGCGATGCTCCTGGCGGAGGGGTCCGACTGGTTCTGGTGGTATGGGACGGATCAGGACAGCGGGCAGGATGATTACTTCGACGACGCCTTCCGCATGTTGCTCCGGCAGGTCTATGAGGCGCTGGGGGAGCCGGTGCCGGATTCCCTCGCCGTCCCCATCGTCCCGCCGCCGGTGGCGGAGCCGGCGGCGCCCTTCACCGGGCCCTCCACACCCGCTCTGGACGGCCGGGCGACCCCGGGGGAGTGGGACGCGGCGGCCCGCTATACGGGCTCCGATCCCGCGCTGCGGGAGTTCTGGATCGGGGCCGATCGCACGCATCTCTACGCCCGGGTGGATGGGGCCTGGGAGGGAGATGTGGCGTTCGGCTTCTACATCGCTGCCCCCGGAGGAGCCGGGCGCTCCGGTTTCTCCGCCCATCCGGCCGGCCCGCGCATCCCGTTGGGGTTCGGGGCCACCCATGCCATTCAGGTGGTCCGCGCGGGTGAGAAGGTGACGGCGGAGCTCCTTCAGGCCACACCGGATGGAGGGTGGTCGCCAGCCCCCGGAGAGCTTTCGGTGCGGCTGGGGGAGGGGACGTTGGAGCTGGCGGTGCCGCAGAGGGCCCTGGGGAACCTACAAGCGGGCGATCCGTTGCTCTGGGCGGTGGTGGCCTCGGGGCCCCAGGGGGCCGTGCGGCTCCCGGCCTCCGGCGTGGCCCGCTTTCAGATCCCGGATTTCGGCCTCGCCCAGGTCATCCTGGACGTCGAGGATCCGGAGGGGGACGACCACGGGCCGGGGAGCTACACCTATCCCACGGATCCGGTCTTCCTCCCTCAGGTCTTTGATCTCAAGCGGTTCCAGGTTGGGGAGGAGGGGGAGGACTTGGTCTTCCGCTTTGAGTTCTATGGCCCCATCCCGAACCCCTGGGGTTCCCCGAACGGCCTGGCGCTGCAGACCCTCGACATCTATATCGACCGGGATCCGGGGAAGGGGACGGGCGCCCGGCTGTTGTTGCCTGGGCGGAACGCGGCCCTGGCGGAGGGATTCGGGTGGGACATCGCCCTGTGGGCGGAGGGGTGGACGCCCGGTGTCTATGCTCCGGATGAGCAAGGGAAGCCCAAGCCGGTCCCGGGGGCTTCTTTGCGCATCGCGGTCAACCCGAACCAACGGACGGTGCTCCTGCGGGCACCTCGGCGGATCTTCGGGGCGGGTTTCGATCCGCGGCAGGCGGCCTACCTGGCGGCGGTGCTGAGCCAGGAGGGGTTCCCCTCGCCGGGGGTGTGGCGGGTGCGGGACGTGCTGCCGCAGGCGGCCCAGTGGCGGCTGGGTGGGGGGCCTGCGGACACCAACCACACGCGCATCCTGGATCTGGCCTGGCCGGCGGGGCGGTCGCCGACCCAGGAAGCGTTGCTCTCCGCTTACCGGCCTTCCCAGGAGCCCAACCTGGATCGCCTGGGCCCCGACGACTTCGCCCAGCTCCCGATGCTCCGGCCGGAAGGCCGCTGA
- a CDS encoding SCO1664 family protein — protein sequence MATRRPRPGTARRIPDPLPPETPKEIVLRWLREGEIRLLGLIPWGSNATFLVALSDGERTGLAVYKPQRGEEPLWDFPHGTLCYREVAAYVVSEALGWGLVPPTVLREQGPYGRGALQLYIDADPEENYFTFREDPALQPVLMRLAAFDLITNNADRKAGHCLRDRHGRIWAIDHGICFHVEPKLRTVIWDYRGQPIPEDILEEIRAFHRRLREDEGLRAELAALLHPAEIAALERRTAALLERPIFPHPGPWRSVPWPMV from the coding sequence ATGGCGACCCGTCGCCCTCGCCCCGGGACCGCGCGGCGGATCCCCGACCCCCTTCCCCCGGAGACCCCGAAGGAGATCGTCTTGCGATGGCTGCGGGAAGGGGAGATCCGGCTCCTCGGGCTGATCCCCTGGGGGTCCAACGCCACCTTCCTGGTCGCCTTGAGCGACGGGGAACGGACGGGCCTGGCGGTCTACAAGCCGCAGCGTGGCGAGGAGCCCCTCTGGGATTTCCCCCACGGCACCCTGTGTTATCGGGAAGTCGCCGCCTACGTGGTCAGCGAGGCCCTGGGCTGGGGGCTGGTGCCCCCCACCGTGCTGCGGGAGCAGGGCCCATATGGGCGGGGGGCCTTGCAGCTCTACATCGACGCGGACCCTGAGGAGAATTACTTCACCTTCCGGGAGGATCCCGCCCTGCAGCCCGTGCTGATGCGCCTGGCAGCCTTCGATCTGATCACCAACAACGCCGACCGGAAGGCGGGCCACTGCCTGCGGGACCGCCACGGGCGGATCTGGGCCATCGACCACGGGATCTGCTTCCACGTCGAGCCGAAGCTGCGGACGGTGATCTGGGATTACCGGGGACAACCCATCCCGGAGGACATCCTCGAGGAGATCCGGGCTTTCCATCGGCGCCTGCGGGAGGATGAGGGGCTGCGCGCGGAGCTGGCCGCCCTGTTGCATCCGGCGGAGATCGCCGCCCTGGAACGGCGGACGGCGGCCCTGCTGGAGCGTCCGATCTTCCCCCACCCGGGGCCCTGGCGCTCGGTGCCGTGGCCGATGGTGTAA
- a CDS encoding DUF4058 family protein: MPSPFPGMDPYLERPDLWPDFHSDLASEIRARLNQRITPRYFARLSVSITYEVVEIGETHIVRPDVSVHRLSPSSEAGTSVAIPPAPAKSRIPLEVPLRLYSVEIRKTDTGQLVTVIEILSPVNKRVGHEAHADYLRKRRDLLRSAVHLMEIDLLRGGERPPLEDPVPPAPYYVLLSRADRRPTVEVWPIRLMDPLPVLPVPLLEPDPDVPLDLGAAVATVYERGAYGVQIDYRQPPPPPPLSEEEMAWLDARLRELGYR, translated from the coding sequence GTGCCTTCCCCTTTCCCGGGCATGGACCCTTACCTGGAGCGGCCGGATCTGTGGCCGGATTTCCATAGTGATCTGGCTTCGGAGATCCGAGCCCGGTTGAACCAGCGGATCACGCCGCGTTACTTCGCGCGCCTGTCGGTCTCGATCACGTATGAGGTGGTGGAAATCGGGGAGACCCACATCGTCCGGCCGGATGTGTCGGTCCACCGGCTTTCTCCTTCCTCGGAGGCCGGGACCTCCGTGGCCATCCCGCCGGCTCCGGCGAAAAGCCGGATCCCTCTGGAGGTGCCGTTGCGCCTCTACAGCGTCGAGATCCGCAAGACGGACACCGGACAGCTGGTGACGGTGATCGAGATCCTCTCGCCGGTGAACAAGCGGGTCGGACACGAGGCCCATGCGGATTACCTGCGCAAGCGGCGGGATCTGCTGCGGTCCGCCGTTCATCTGATGGAGATCGATCTGCTGCGGGGCGGGGAGCGGCCCCCTCTGGAGGATCCGGTGCCGCCTGCTCCGTATTACGTCCTCCTCAGCCGGGCAGATCGCCGCCCGACGGTGGAGGTGTGGCCGATACGGTTGATGGATCCCCTGCCGGTGCTGCCGGTCCCCCTCCTTGAACCGGACCCGGATGTGCCGCTGGATCTGGGGGCGGCGGTGGCGACGGTCTACGAGCGCGGGGCGTATGGGGTGCAGATCGACTATCGCCAGCCCCCTCCGCCTCCTCCTCTCTCTGAGGAGGAGATGGCCTGGCTGGACGCTCGACTGCGGGAGCTGGGATATCGTTAA